A segment of the Leptolyngbya sp. NIES-3755 genome:
ATCTGCACTTCAAGCGTGACTTTCGGGAGACTAGCTCTCCTCGTTGCGATTTTCTTGAGGACGCTGGAAGAATTTTGTGAAGGTTTTCACGGTCACAGGTTCGCGCTCTCGACGACGTTTGCGGTGCTGTAGGGCAGAATGCGATCGACGTTTGCGCGATCGCGTTCTTTCTTCCACGCCTTCTTCATGAGCGGGTTTGCGAGTCGGCTCAATGCTGTCTTCTTTGGAGAGCCACCAATCCACAATAAAGCCACTCGCAATTCCGCCGATCGCACCGAGCGCGATGCTGTAGAGGGCAGGATAGCCCAATCCATAGAGACTAATCAGGAACAAGAGCCAAATTTGCAGCCCGACTCCAAAGCCTTTAGAAACTGGTTGTCCTTTCGTCGCCACGATCGTTGATCCCTAAAAGTCTTTTTGAGGATACAGCGAAATTCGGGTCGATGTCGATCGATTTCGCTGATTGGTCTCATTATGGCGGGTTTTTCAGCGATCGACTGACCCCATGACTAAATCAATACTTGCCAAAATCACAAAAATATCTGCAACTTTGGTTCCCTGAATCAATT
Coding sequences within it:
- a CDS encoding hypothetical protein (similar to AA sequence:cyanobase_aa:LBDG_04110), whose amino-acid sequence is MATKGQPVSKGFGVGLQIWLLFLISLYGLGYPALYSIALGAIGGIASGFIVDWWLSKEDSIEPTRKPAHEEGVEERTRSRKRRSHSALQHRKRRREREPVTVKTFTKFFQRPQENRNEES